The genomic stretch GAATGACAGTCTGGTTCAAGCAAGGAAATGGGACGAAGCCAATATCCGATCAAGAGCGGAAGAACTTGCGGAAAAAGCACTCAAAATCTGGATTAGCCCAGAATGAAAACTTACAAAATTTATCTTGACAGTTGTTGTGTAAGTCGCCCTTATGATAATCAGACGCAAAATAGAATTAAGTCTGAAACTGCAGCCATCATGCAGATTATCTCCCGCTTTTGGAACGGGGAATGGCAGTCAATCACCAGTAAGGTTTTACAGTTTGAGATTAACCAAATTTCTGATTTAACAAAACGTTCTTTCGTAAAGTCCCTTTTTACTTCCATACCTCAAACTATTTTTGTTTCTGTTGGTGC from Candidatus Poribacteria bacterium encodes the following:
- a CDS encoding type II toxin-antitoxin system VapC family toxin; this translates as MKTYKIYLDSCCVSRPYDNQTQNRIKSETAAIMQIISRFWNGEWQSITSKVLQFEINQISDLTKRSFVKSLFTSIPQTIFVSVGAAETSRGKQLEALGFKEYDALHIACAETGKADVFLTTDDAVIRRAKRLRSQLRVRVENPDTWLQEQMSGKGGN